In the Vulpes lagopus strain Blue_001 chromosome 16, ASM1834538v1, whole genome shotgun sequence genome, one interval contains:
- the POU4F1 gene encoding POU domain, class 4, transcription factor 1 codes for MMSMNSKQPHFAMHPTLPEHKYPSLHSSSEAIRRACLPTPPLQSNLFASLDETLLARAEALAAVDIAVSQGKSHPFKPDATYHTMNSVPCTSTSTVPLAHHHHHHHHHQALEPGDLLDHISSPSLALMAGAGGAGAAGGGGGAHDGPGGGGGPGGGGGPGGGGPGGGGGGGGPGGGGGGPGGGLLGGSAHPHPHMHGLGHLSHPAAAAAMNMPSGLPHPGLVAAAAHHGAAAAAAAAAAGQVAAASAAAAVVGAAGLASICDSDTDPRELEAFAERFKQRRIKLGVTQADVGSALANLKIPGVGSLSQSTICRFESLTLSHNNMIALKPILQAWLEEAEGAQREKMNKPELFNGGEKKRKRTSIAAPEKRSLEAYFAVQPRPSSEKIAAIAEKLDLKKNVVRVWFCNQRQKQKRMKFSATY; via the exons ATGATGTCTATGAACAGCAAGCAGCCTCACTTTGCCATGCATCCCACCCTCCCTGAGCACAAGTACCCGTCGCTGCACTCCAGCTCTGAGGCCATCCGGCGGGCCTGCCTGCCCACGCCGCCG CTGCAGAGCAACCTCTTCGCCAGCCTAGACGAAACGCTGCTGGCGCGGGCAGAGGCGCTGGCGGCCGTGGACATCGCCGTGTCCCAGGGCAAGAGCCACCCTTTCAAGCCAGACGCCACGTACCACACGATGAACAGCGTGCCGTGCACGTCCACGTCCACCGTGCCGCTGgcgcaccaccaccaccaccaccaccaccaccaggcgCTCGAGCCCGGCGACCTGCTGGACCACATTTCGTCGCCCTCGCTCGCGCTCATGgccggcgcggggggcgcgggcgcggcgggcggcggcggcggcgcccacgacggcccggggggcggcggcggcccggggggcggcggcggccccggcggcggcggccccggcggcggcggcggcggcggcggcccggggggcggcggcggcggcccgggcggcgggcTGCTCGGCGGCTCggcgcacccgcacccgcacatGCACGGCCTGGGCCACCTGTCGcacccggcggcggcggccgccaTGAACATGCCGTCGGGGCTGCCGCACCCCGGgctggtggcggcggcggcgcaccacggcgcggcggcggcggcggcggcggcggcggccgggcagGTGGCGGcggcctcggcggcggcggccgtgGTGGGCGCGGCGGGCCTGGCGTCCATCTGCGACTCGGACACGGACCCGCGCGAGCTCGAGGCGTTCGCCGAGCGCTTCAAGCAGAGGCGCATCAAGCTGGGCGTGACGCAGGCCGACGTGGGCTCGGCGCTGGCCAACCTCAAGATCCCGGGCGTGGGCTCGCTCAGCCAGAGCACCATCTGCAGGTTCGAGTCGCTCACGCTCTCGCACAACAACATGATCGCGCTCAAGCCCATCCTGCAGGCGTGGCTCGAGGAGGCCGAGGGCGCGCAGCGCGAGAAAATGAACAAGCCCGAGCTCTTCAACGGCGGCGAGAAGAAGCGCAAGCGGACTTCCATCGCAGCGCCCGAGAAGCGCTCCCTCGAGGCCTACTTCGCCGTACAGCCCCGGCCCTCCTCCGAGAAGATCGCCGCCATCGCCGAGAAACTGGACCTCAAAAAGAACGTGGTGCGGGTGTGGTTTTGCAaccagagacagaagcagaagcgGATGAAGTTCTCCGCCACTTACTGA